The following are encoded together in the Lactuca sativa cultivar Salinas chromosome 1, Lsat_Salinas_v11, whole genome shotgun sequence genome:
- the LOC111891323 gene encoding uncharacterized protein LOC111891323 yields the protein MAADAFQGFWQWKIWFPCRFFTINAASITLIAIAIKLPVDLDTDMSDAVYMIAKSASMIFLETMVANFLPSLGLIDDKELLMNMLAFGILIITSSVNVWIQFSTIGPFTTPIQLVILILPLPWPFSVAMIVPASRRSLQHHYEKLHGLASDPQEINFSSKRLIRYVKEYWMMAEIGNPQFVIACSPVCSAFGVICILLACVSCFILVTLFNDLSNFQYGNSDYKWSINVIVTLQLIGAIIGSIAPIFRCLTAISHFNLSIKWTKNHINVFRVEKQWIERLQLWKHSHVNSHIVGRHCTKVFRHCTKYFCKSLLKRFKEEPNVSNGNVILDVEENSAYVIQIEADTKLSKRILRRTLNSIIQLLHEAEEKEPRNLTKLLKKSTGFYGVVEFDNDQVPRLHQEEMQNCWSLVTVTLTAIALALPKIAKCHVKGLLAGMREGLEFVTHIEESLNENGGCVKAARRVWTDVEVYCRWLQIDIQKKARKG from the exons ATGGCAGCCGATGCCTTCCAAGGCTTTTGGCAATGGAAAATCTGGTTTCCATGCAGATTTTTCACAATTAACGCTGCTTCTATCACACTGATAGCAATTGCAATTAAGCTACCAGTGGACCTAGACACCGACATGTCTGACGCAGTTTATATGATCGCAAAGTCTGCAAGCATGATTTTCTTGGAGACCATGGTAGCCAACTTTCTCCCATCTTTAGGGCTTATTGATGACAAGGAACTTCTAATGAACATGCTAGCCTTTGGGATACTCATAATCACCAGTAGTGTAAATGTTTGGATCCAATTTAGTACTATCGGGCCTTTCACAACCCCAATACAATTGGTAATATTGATACTTCCGCTTCCATGGCCATTTTCAGTAGCTATGATAGTTCCAGCATCTAGAAGAAGTTTACAACACCACTATGAGAAGTTGCATGGATTGGCTTCAGATCCTCAAGAGATAAACTTCTCTAGCAAGAGACTCATTCGGTATGTTAAAGAGTATTGGATGATGGCAGAGATTGGTAACCCCCAATTTGTAATTGCATGTTCACCGGTCTGTTCTGCTTTTGGGGTCATATGCATACTTCTTGCTTGTGTTTCATGTTTTATTTTGGTGACCCTGTTTAATGATTTATCCAACTTCCAATATGGAAATTCAGATTATAAGTGGTCAATCAACGTGATTGTTACCTTGCAATTAATTGGGGCAATAATTGGTAGTATAGCACCAATTTTTAGATGTTTGACTGCCATCAGTCATTTCAACCTCTCAATAAAATGGACCAAGAACCATATAAATGTGTTCAGAGTGGAGAAACAATGGATCGAAAGGCTTCAGCTGTGGAAACATAGCCATGTTAATTCACATATTGTAGGCCGCCATTGCACAAAGGTTTTCCGCCATTGCACAAAG TATTTCTGTAAGTCATTATTGAAGAGATTTAAAGAAGAGCCAAATGTATCTAATGGCAATGTCATACTAGATGTGGAAGAAAATAGTGCTTATGTCATACAAATTGAAGCCGACACAAAGCTTTCAAAGAGAATATTAAGAAGAACACTCAACTCCATAATTCAACTTCTTCATGAGGCTGAAGAGAAAGAGCCAAGAAATCTTACGAAGCTTCTCAAGAAATCTACAGGATTCTACGGAGTGGTAGAGTTCGACAATGACCAAGTCCCACGTTTACATCAAGAAGAAATGCAGAACTGCTGGAGCTTAGTAACAGTAACATTAACAGCCATTGCCCTTGCACTTCCTAAAATTGCAAAGTGCCATGTCAAGGGGTTACTTGCTGGTATGAGGGAAGGTCTCGAGTTTGTAACACATATTGAAGAAAGCCTCAATGAAAATGGTGGCTGCGTAAAAGCAGCAAGACGTGTGTGGACAGACGTTGAAGTATACTGCAGGTGGCTACAAATTGATATTCAAAAGAAGGCCCGTAAAGGATAA
- the LOC111891322 gene encoding uncharacterized protein LOC111891322 translates to MAADAFQGFRQWKLWFPCRFFTINAASITLIAIAMKLPVDLDTDMSDTVYMIAKSASIIFLVTMVANFLPSLGLMDDKELLMNMLAFGILIITISVNVWIQFSTTGPFTTPIQLLILILPLPWPFSVAMIVPASRRSLQHHYEKFHGLASDPQEINFSGKRLIRYVKKYWMMAETGNPQFVIACSPVSSAFGVICSLLACVSCLILVTLFNDLSNFQYGNSDYKWSINVIVTLQLIGAIIGSIAPIFRCLTAISHFNLSIKWSKNHINVFRVEKQWIERLQLWKHSHVNSHIAGRHCTKVFRNIRNIILNFCIALQISVVVICNTICLIPRSLLILFSLFCYFCKSLLKRFKEEPNVSNSNVILDVEEYSAYVIQIEADTKLSKRILRRTLKSIIRLLHEAEEKEPRNLTKLLKKSTGFYGVVEFNNDQVPPLHQEEMQNCWSLVTVTLTAIALALPKSTNCHVKGLLDCMREGLQFVRHIEESLNENGDLVKARKAARRVWTDVEVYCRWLQIDLQKKARKGKTSKEILKWLGDEAVKIVIHFKKRKNVSLDHSLRKFIAASSMYTISQTILLHCNKQENWPTDEELFEWISTIIADLLFACFTNLPHVITMKCHEDAIEKREESIRIAAQLLGRSRKILKMLKGRQLPNLDMESMGYIDKWHTLPKSQIPNGSVRFQPASSSSNESLVLTII, encoded by the coding sequence ATGGCAGCCGATGCCTTCCAAGGCTTTCGACAATGGAAACTTTGGTTTCCATGCAGATTTTTCACAATTAATGCTGCTTCTATCACACTGATAGCAATTGCAATGAAGCTACCAGTGGACCTAGACACCGACATGTCTGACACTGTTTATATGATCGCAAAGTCTGCAAGCATCATTTTCTTGGTGACCATGGTAGCCAACTTTCTCCCATCTTTAGGGCTTATGGATGACAAGGAACTTCTAATGAACATGCTAGCCTTTGGTATACTCATAATCACCATCAGTGTAAATGTTTGGATCCAATTCAGTACTACCGGGCCTTTCACAACCCCAATACAATTGCTAATATTGATACTTCCACTTCCATGGCCATTTTCAGTAGCTATGATAGTTCCAGCTTCTAGAAGAAGCTTACAACACCACTATGAGAAGTTCCACGGATTGGCTTCAGATCCTCAAGAGATAAACTTCTCTGGCAAGAGACTCATTCGGTATGTTAAAAAGTATTGGATGATGGCAGAGACTGGTAACCCCCAATTTGTAATTGCTTGTTCACCGGTCTCTTCTGCTTTTGGGGTCATATGCTCACTTCTTGCCTGTGTTTCATGTCTTATTTTGGTGACCCTGTTTAATGATTTATCCAACTTCCAATATGGAAATTCAGATTATAAGTGGTCAATCAATGTGATTGTTACCTTGCAATTAATTGGGGCAATAATTGGTAGTATAGCACCAATTTTTAGATGTTTGACTGCCATCAGTCATTTCAACCTCTCAATAAAATGGAGCAAGAACCATATAAATGTGTTCAGAGTGGAGAAACAATGGATCGAAAGGCTTCAGCTGTGGAAACATAGCCATGTCAATTCACATATTGCAGGCCGCCATTGCACAAAGGTTTTCCGCAACATCAGAAACATAATTTTGAACTTTTGTATCGCACTTCAGATATCGGTCGTTGTTATATGTAACACAATATGTCTCATTCCCAGATCTCTTCTGATCTTATTCTCTTTGTTTTGCTATTTCTGCAAGTCATTGTTGAAGAGATTTAAAGAAGAACCAAATGTATCTAATAGCAATGTGATACTAGATGTGGAAGAATATAGTGCTTATGTCATACAAATTGAAGCCGACACAAAGCTTTCAAAGAGAATATTAAGAAGAACACTCAAATCCATAATTCGACTTCTTCATGAGGCTGAAGAGAAAGAGCCAAGAAATCTTACGAAGCTTCTCAAGAAATCTACAGGATTCTACGGAGTGGTAGAGTTCAACAATGACCAAGTCCCACCTTTACATCAAGAAGAAATGCAGAATTGCTGGAGCCTAGTAACAGTAACATTAACTGCCATTGCCCTTGCTCTTCCTAAAAGTACAAACTGCCATGTCAAGGGGTTACTTGATTGTATGAGGGAAGGTCTCCAATTTGTAAGACATATtgaagaaagccttaatgaaaatgGTGACTTggtaaaagcaagaaaagcagcAAGACGTGTGTGGACAGACGTTGAAGTATACTGCAGGTGGCTACAAATTGATCTTCAAAAGAAGGCTCGTAAAGGAAAAACATCAAAGGAGATTCTTAAATGGTTGGGTGACGAAGCAGTAAAAATTGTGATACATTTcaagaaaaggaaaaatgtaagTCTGGACCACTCACTTCGTAAGTTCATTGCTGCGAGTTCCATGTATACCATTAGCCAAACTATATTGCTTCACTGCAATAAGCAAGAAAATTGGCCAACAGATGAGGAGCTTTTTGAGTGGATATCAACCATAATCGCAGATCTGCTATTTGCTTGCTTTACCAACTTGCCACATGTCATAACTATGAAGTGTCATGAGGATGCAATAGAGAAAAGGGAAGAGAGCATCCGAATTGCAGCTCAGCTCCTTGGTAGATCCAGAAAGATCCTGAAAATGCTTAAAGGACGCCAACTTCCGAACTTAGACATGGAGTCAATGGGGTACATTGATAAGTGGCATACATTACCAAAGAGTCAGATACCCAATGGTTCAGTCAGGTTTCAACCAGCTTCTTCAAGTTCTAATGAATCATTGGTATTAACTATTATTTGA